A genomic region of Deinococcus sp. KSM4-11 contains the following coding sequences:
- a CDS encoding FecCD family ABC transporter permease, with product MSRPSTLSRAVWLPITAALLLLAALASLAFGASDLPLGHLPGLLLHPDDSTESLVIHTLRLPRTLVAALAGAGLGVSGLLLQAVTRNPLADPGILGVEAGGALGILVMVVFFPAAPAWLFVPAAFLGGTLAALVAYGVARSVGVTPLRLALAGVAVASLAGAATRAIQILWESRAQGALSSLAGSVAGQSWADASQIAPWVVAGLVLALLLTPRVNILALGEDVARGLGARTERDSAIITGLGVLLAAASVSVVGPIGFVGLVVPHAARALVGPDHRFGLPVAALLGAAFLVTADVAARLVDRPAETPVGILVAAVGAPFFVLIARWRAK from the coding sequence TTGAGCCGTCCCTCCACCCTGTCCCGAGCCGTATGGCTGCCCATCACGGCGGCGCTGCTGCTGCTCGCGGCGCTGGCCTCGCTGGCGTTCGGGGCCAGTGACCTGCCCCTGGGGCACCTGCCGGGCCTGCTGCTGCACCCCGACGACAGCACTGAGAGTCTGGTGATCCACACCCTGCGGCTGCCGCGCACGCTGGTCGCCGCGCTGGCCGGGGCGGGGCTGGGCGTGTCGGGCCTGCTGCTCCAGGCGGTCACGCGCAACCCGCTGGCCGATCCCGGCATCCTGGGCGTGGAGGCGGGGGGCGCGCTGGGCATTCTGGTGATGGTCGTGTTCTTTCCGGCGGCCCCGGCGTGGCTGTTCGTGCCCGCCGCCTTCCTGGGCGGCACGCTGGCGGCGCTGGTCGCGTATGGCGTCGCCCGCTCGGTCGGCGTGACGCCGCTGCGGCTGGCGCTGGCGGGGGTGGCCGTCGCCTCGCTTGCGGGGGCCGCCACCCGCGCCATCCAGATCCTGTGGGAATCGCGCGCCCAGGGGGCGCTGTCCTCACTGGCGGGCAGTGTCGCCGGCCAGAGCTGGGCCGACGCCTCGCAGATCGCTCCCTGGGTCGTCGCTGGGCTCGTGCTCGCGCTGCTCCTCACGCCGCGCGTGAACATCCTGGCGCTGGGCGAGGACGTGGCGCGCGGCCTGGGCGCCCGCACCGAGCGCGACTCCGCCATCATCACGGGGCTGGGCGTGCTGCTGGCCGCCGCGTCGGTCAGCGTGGTCGGCCCCATCGGCTTCGTCGGGCTGGTCGTGCCCCACGCCGCCCGCGCCCTGGTCGGGCCGGATCACCGCTTTGGTCTGCCGGTGGCCGCCCTGCTGGGCGCGGCCTTCCTCGTCACCGCCGACGTGGCCGCCCGCCTGGTCGACCGCCCGGCCGAGACGCCCGTCGGGATTCTCGTGGCGGCCGTCGGAGCTCCGTTCTTCGTGTTGATCGCCCGGTGGCGGGCGAAGTGA
- a CDS encoding ABC transporter substrate-binding protein, which yields MNKILSLSVLTALSVAVAASVSVKHDLGTLTLPAPAKRVVALEYSFLDTLVALGVTPVGGSLGTQGGDRGAPPYLAPRMKGILATGSRAQPSLEAIAAARPDLILADAFVHKDLLGQFGKLAPTAAFQSRRGSVDDLNAQTLAIGQLVGREAAARRLLADQASLNAKARAFTKRGAPTFVAAVITPRTVTVHTDESFVGSYLETLGRTNALKVKDGQTQYEVSLEGLVALQPQTLVLFTAPDEKPITDTWRTNPLWQKLPAVARGRVYVFDRDNWTRGRGPLALKLMVREAIDSRFLQDAVPGSPFRY from the coding sequence ATGAACAAGATCCTCAGCCTGTCCGTCCTGACGGCTCTCTCTGTCGCCGTGGCCGCCTCCGTCAGCGTGAAGCACGACCTCGGTACACTGACCTTGCCTGCTCCTGCCAAGCGCGTGGTGGCGCTGGAATATTCATTCCTGGACACGCTGGTTGCACTGGGCGTCACGCCAGTGGGTGGCTCGCTCGGCACCCAGGGCGGCGACCGGGGCGCTCCGCCGTACCTCGCGCCGCGCATGAAGGGCATCCTGGCCACGGGGAGCCGCGCCCAGCCCAGCCTGGAGGCCATCGCCGCCGCCCGGCCCGACCTGATCCTGGCCGACGCCTTCGTGCACAAGGACCTGCTGGGCCAGTTCGGGAAGCTCGCGCCCACCGCCGCGTTCCAGAGCCGCCGGGGCAGCGTGGACGACCTGAACGCCCAGACCCTTGCCATCGGGCAACTCGTGGGCCGCGAGGCCGCCGCCCGCCGGCTGCTGGCCGACCAGGCGTCGCTGAACGCCAAGGCGCGGGCCTTCACAAAGCGCGGCGCGCCAACCTTCGTCGCGGCCGTGATCACGCCCCGCACCGTCACTGTTCATACCGACGAGAGTTTCGTGGGGAGCTACCTGGAGACCCTGGGCCGCACGAACGCCCTGAAGGTCAAGGATGGGCAGACGCAGTATGAGGTCTCGCTGGAGGGCCTGGTCGCCCTGCAACCCCAGACGCTGGTACTGTTCACCGCCCCCGACGAGAAGCCGATCACCGACACGTGGCGCACGAACCCCCTGTGGCAGAAGCTGCCGGCCGTGGCGCGCGGGCGCGTGTACGTCTTCGACCGCGACAACTGGACGCGTGGACGCGGCCCCCTCGCCCTGAAGCTGATGGTGCGCGAGGCCATCGACAGCCGGTTCCTCCAGGACGCCGTGCCCGGCAGCCCATTCCGCTATTGA